The Bacteroidia bacterium DNA segment GTATAGCCATATAGAATTTATTGAGGAGAAACTCAAAAAACCTGTAGAGAATTTGGGACCGCTTAGGGTAGGTATCAACTTAAACGAGTACCTCTCATTTGAAAGGTAAGATAAGATATGTGATTATTTGAGGTAAATCCAAGCATAAATTATGTTGTGCTGCTACTTCGCAAGCTTTTAATTTTGCATAATGAACTATCCGCTAGTTTCCGTAGTAATACTAAACTATAACGGCAAGCACTGGCTACAAAAATTTCTACCTTTTTACAAGCAAACTACTTACCCTTGTGTGCAATGGTTAATTGTAGACAATGCATCTACCGATGATAGTGTAGCGTACGCAAAAGCCCATTTTACTGATGCAGAAGTTATTCAATTTCAAGAAAATAAAGGTTTCGCAAAAGGGAATAATGATGCTGTTCCTTACTGCAAAGGTGAATATATTGTTTTTCTCAATTCTGATGTTGAGCTTACTCCAAATTGGCTTGAACCACTTGTAGAGTGCATGCAAAGTAACGTAAAAATAGCTGCGGTTCAGCCTAAAATTCGGTCATATAGTCAAAGGACATATTTTGAATATGCAGGGGCTTGTGGCGGTTTTTTAGATCTCTATGGAATACCTTTTTGCCGAGGTAGAATTTTTGAACACTGTGAGCAAGACAACGGTCAATACGATAAGGCTATACCTGTGTTTTGGGCAACAGGTGCATGTATGCTAATACGAAAAAAAGTATGGCATCATATTGGTGGATTTGATGAAATTTTTTTTGCTCACATGGAGGAGATAGATTGGTGTTGGCGGGCAAAATTAGCAGGCTATGAAGTTTGGTGCGAACCTAAAAGTGTAGTTTATCATGTAGGGGGAGGTACATTATCTATGCAGCATCATAAAAAAACTTATCTCAATTTTCGGAATAGTCTTTTAATGCTGTACAAAAATCTTCCACAAAAAAAATTGTACACTACACTTCTTAAAAGACTTATTTTAGATGGCTTAGCAGGAGTGTTTTACTTGTTCAAAGGTAAGGTTAAACATGTTGTTGCTATTATACGCGCACATTGGCACTTTTTCGGTAAAATTCGAGAATACAAGCTTAAAAGGATGCAGGTCCAGCGGTTAGCTAGTCAAACTGTTGAGCTTTATCCCAAAAGTATTGTTTTTTTGAGATTTATTAAGCGAAAAAAGACATTTTCAGAGCTTTTTAAAATCTGAAACCTACGGTGAAGAATATTTGCAGCATAGTAAAGCGGTTAATTGCAAGGGGAGAAGGGCTATCTACTAAAATGTAAGGGTAGTATTTTTCTTCGGTTACATTCCAAATAGCAGCCAGGTCTATGTAAAAGTTCTCTTCTCTATAGCCGAATCCGCCTGTGATATTAGGTTGCCAAGCCATAATGTATTGAGTAGAGTTATTGGCAGTATATTGGCGGGCTGCGGCATTAAGGGGTGTAGTTAAGGCAGCAAAACCTGCTCTGAATTGAAAGTGATTATCTAAGCGTACTTCGCCTGCTACCTTAAAGTTAAGTACAGCTTGAAAGTTTCGGGCAATTTGCTTATTCACTTCCCTAAAAGAGTTATTGTCGTCATAAATAAGAGCACGAAGGTAATTTACATACTCTATTTCAGAAGTAATAAAACCTCTGCGGGCAATGAAAAAAGCACTTCCTAATTTTAACCTTGCGGGTGTAATAATGTTATATTCATAAGTGCCCCTTATACTATCCCCATAAGAGGGAGCAGTAAAGTTAGGATTACCAATTTTGAGACTAAAATCTGCATTTACTTGGGTAGTGTATTGATCTTCAAGTCCTATAAGAGAAGGCGTTTGAAAATGCAGTCCCAACCTAAGCCAGTTATTAGGCTTAAATAGAGCTCCTATTCGAAGATTAACTCCTGTGGCTTTGGTTTTCAGTACCTCTGTGAAAGTGCTTCGGAACAGCCCATAGCCATCCAAACCGCCGTTTCGAGAGAGAATGTAATTAAAATTTGTAGTCGTATCAGATTCCTCTACATATTCAATTTCACGGTTGTACACTCCTCTAATTACATTAAAGCTCATTCCTAAGAATAGTTTTTCAGCATAATTACCTGCAAAAGAAATTCCGTACTCTCCCATTCTTCCTGCTTCAAATCTGTCAAAAGACTGGTTTACTCTACCGCCTGTGATAGCAGGTAAAAGTTTATCTGTGCCTGCGCTATCTGTTAAAAAGGAGTTCCAACCTAATCTACCAAAGTAGGTATTTTCACCTACGCCTGTACGGTTTCCTTCTTGGGCATAAAAATCGCATATTGAGTTTGTTGTATTGTAGCCTGAAAAAATAGTCCTTTTAGCAAAATTATTGTATTGGTTAAGATGAAATGAAAATACTGCGCCTTGCCAGTCTTCGTTATCTCGGTTATCGGGATTAAGGGGTAATATCCATGCAAAATTTGAAATAGCTAAATTGAAACGACCTGCGTAGGAATCTGTTTCTAAGTATTTGCTGTATGTGTTACCTATTCGTGTAGATAGAGTGAACATGAGATCGCTCCTTCGGTATAGTCCTATACCTGCGGGATTAATCGTTGCGTTCATAGCATCGCCGCCCAGTGCTGTAACAGCATTAGCTAAACCTGCGCTGCGTGCCGTACCACCTATTCCAACAAAAGACCACCTGTATACATCAGATATGTCCTGCGCTAAGGTAGAACTCAAAATTCCTACCACTAAAATGCAAATCTGAATTTTTTTCATTTCTGCAAAAATAAAATAAAATTCATCAAATAAAATACCTTAACCTTGTTATGCAAAACTTGTAATGCAACCAGAAACATTTTTTAACTTTGCTGCTATATATCCTCGAAAATTATGCTACCATGGCTTCTAAAACTGTTAGCGAAACGCAGATACAAACAAATCCAAAAATGGGCAAATAATCCTATTGAGTACCAAGAAAAAACTTTTCATTATCTTATTCAACAAGCAAAAAACACAGCATTTGGTAAAGACCACCACTTTGACAAAATTAAAACCTATCAAGACTACAAAAAATACGTTCCCATCAATGACTATGAAGGGTTAAAACCATATATTGAACGTGTACTCAATGGAGAAAAGAATGTTTTATGGAAGGGTAGACCTCTTTACTTTGCAAAAACTTCGGGTACCACTTCTGGAACAAAATATATTCCCATTACCAAAGAGTCTATTCCCACGCACATACAAGCTGCCCGTGATGCTATTTTTTTATGTGCCTATAACATGAACGATGTAAGTTTTATGCTTGGTAAAATGATGTTTTTAAGCGGTAGCCCCGAATTTGATGAAATAAAACACGGTGTTCCTGTGGGCAGATTGTCAGGAATTGTGCAGCACCATGTACCTAAAATGTTTTTGCGTAATCGAGTTCCTTCTTGGGAAACAAATATCATTGCAGATTGGGAAACTAAAGTTAAAAAAATTGCAGAGGAAACAATATCACAAGATTTGAGGCTAATTTCAGGTATTCCCCCTTGGGTCCAAATGTATTGTGAAGAGATCTATAAACTAACAGGCAAAAAATTATCAGAAGTGTTTCCTAACTTATCTGTTTTTGTGCAAGGTGGAGTAGATTACAGACCTTATGAGCAAGTACTTAATCAAGCTATTGGTAAAAAATTACAGATGATTGAGGTATATCCTGCATCCGAAGGTTTTATTGCTTATCAAGACACCTTAGATAAAGAAGGTTTGCTATTGATATTGGACAATTATATTTTTTATGAGTTCGTACCTGTTGAAGACATTTTTAATCCTAATCCTACGCGTATATCTTTACAAGAGGTCGAAGTAGGGGTCAACTATGCTATTATTCTCAATACGAACGCAGGCTTATGGGGTTATAATATTGGGGATACAGTTCGCTTTGTGAGTAAAAATCCTTATCGTATAGTGGTTACAGGGCGAATTAAGCATTTTATTTCTGCTTTTGGCGAGCATGTTATTGTAGAGGAGGTCAACAAAGCTATGATGGAAACAGCTCAAGCTTTTGGTGCTGAAATTACGGAATTTACCGTTGCCCCCTATTTAACTGATAGACATCAAGAGCTACCTTATCATGAGTGGTTTATTGAATTTGCTAAGCAGCCTGAAAATTTAGATGCTTTTGCTGTGCACTTAGACCAAAAGATGCAAAAGCTTAACTCATACTACAAGGATTTGCGGCAAGGAAATGTATTGCAGTTGCTTAAAATTAGAGTAGTGCCCAAGGATGGATTCATAGAGTATATGAAGTCTATTGGCAAGTTAGGTGGGCAGAATAAACTACCACGATTAAGTAATGACCGCAAAATTGCAGAAGCTTTAATTAGTATGTTTTTTGTAAATGCATAAATGGTGCGGATTGGAATTTTATCCCAAGCTACAAATTTTCATTGTCAAAAGTGGGCTTTAGCGCTGCAAAAAGCAGGTTTTGAGGTTGTAGTTTTTTCATTAGAAGATGCTCAAATTCCGAATGTGAAAGTAGTTTCCTTACACAAAGGAAAGTATAGTTATTTGACGTTTTGGCAAAAACGCAAAGCCCTTAGGTTGGCTATTTTAAGGGAGAAAATAGAAATTCTCAATCCGATGCACTTAACACCTTTTGGAACTTGGGCAAAGTGGGCAAATGTAGGATTACCGATTGTTGCTCAAGCTATGGGAGCAGATGTGTTAGAGTATGCCCCTGCTTATGAACCTATTTACAAGCTTATTCAGCAAAGGGGATGGGCAAAAGACAAAGTAAGTTCCAGGCGAACTTTTATTCAAGAATTAAAGCACCGTTATTTTTCACAGCAGGTTCAAAAGTTTTGTAATACTGCTACCTACCTTATTCCTGACAATGAGTGGATTGCTTATGGATTAGAAAAATGGTTCAATGTGCCAAAAGAGAAGTATCATGTAGCATATTGGGGCATAGAAACGGAAAAATTTGATACTGTTCAATTGGCAGATATTGAGTATGTAAAAAACTTGCTACAAATCAAACCTCATCAGAAAGTGGTATTAAGTCCAAGAGGTATAAAGCCTATTTATCAAGCCGATGTTATTTTTGAAGC contains these protein-coding regions:
- a CDS encoding GH3 auxin-responsive promoter family protein, which encodes MLPWLLKLLAKRRYKQIQKWANNPIEYQEKTFHYLIQQAKNTAFGKDHHFDKIKTYQDYKKYVPINDYEGLKPYIERVLNGEKNVLWKGRPLYFAKTSGTTSGTKYIPITKESIPTHIQAARDAIFLCAYNMNDVSFMLGKMMFLSGSPEFDEIKHGVPVGRLSGIVQHHVPKMFLRNRVPSWETNIIADWETKVKKIAEETISQDLRLISGIPPWVQMYCEEIYKLTGKKLSEVFPNLSVFVQGGVDYRPYEQVLNQAIGKKLQMIEVYPASEGFIAYQDTLDKEGLLLILDNYIFYEFVPVEDIFNPNPTRISLQEVEVGVNYAIILNTNAGLWGYNIGDTVRFVSKNPYRIVVTGRIKHFISAFGEHVIVEEVNKAMMETAQAFGAEITEFTVAPYLTDRHQELPYHEWFIEFAKQPENLDAFAVHLDQKMQKLNSYYKDLRQGNVLQLLKIRVVPKDGFIEYMKSIGKLGGQNKLPRLSNDRKIAEALISMFFVNA
- a CDS encoding glycosyltransferase family 2 protein — protein: MNYPLVSVVILNYNGKHWLQKFLPFYKQTTYPCVQWLIVDNASTDDSVAYAKAHFTDAEVIQFQENKGFAKGNNDAVPYCKGEYIVFLNSDVELTPNWLEPLVECMQSNVKIAAVQPKIRSYSQRTYFEYAGACGGFLDLYGIPFCRGRIFEHCEQDNGQYDKAIPVFWATGACMLIRKKVWHHIGGFDEIFFAHMEEIDWCWRAKLAGYEVWCEPKSVVYHVGGGTLSMQHHKKTYLNFRNSLLMLYKNLPQKKLYTTLLKRLILDGLAGVFYLFKGKVKHVVAIIRAHWHFFGKIREYKLKRMQVQRLASQTVELYPKSIVFLRFIKRKKTFSELFKI
- a CDS encoding glycosyltransferase produces the protein MRIGILSQATNFHCQKWALALQKAGFEVVVFSLEDAQIPNVKVVSLHKGKYSYLTFWQKRKALRLAILREKIEILNPMHLTPFGTWAKWANVGLPIVAQAMGADVLEYAPAYEPIYKLIQQRGWAKDKVSSRRTFIQELKHRYFSQQVQKFCNTATYLIPDNEWIAYGLEKWFNVPKEKYHVAYWGIETEKFDTVQLADIEYVKNLLQIKPHQKVVLSPRGIKPIYQADVIFEAFKDVNAFWGDRVKFIMLGASYGGNRRFVSQLENYSQHNSNFVYLSYLPSQYMPALWKITDIFISAPIYDGYSAALAEGRYAGAIPIVNHTPATENLIFNGKNGFILRNFNVKKLSSVLNATLRSVDELKPKFAAENIKWTLAKGLFSHTVDKFKQVICDKLLAKK